From the genome of Streptomyces sp. SID8374:
CGCGCGAAGATGCCTTTGTCACGCTCCAGCAGCTCCGCGACCCGCAGCAGCAGCCGCCCGCGCTCGGCGGCCGGCGTCCGGGGCCAGGGCCCGTCGTCGAAGGCGGCCCGGGCGGCGGCGACGGCCGCCTCGGCGTCCTTGCGCCCGCCCTCGTCGACGGTGGCCACCAGCGTGCCGTCGGCCGGGCAGCGGATCTCCCGCGTGCCCGCCTCGGCGGCGGCGGTCCACCGGCCGCCGATGAACAGCTCCGGCATGGGCTCCTCCTGTACGGGGTTCCTGTGCGGGGTGGGCGGGCGGCCTCCGGCACCGGTGCCCCGGCACCCTCTGTGGTCACTCCAGGACCGAGGGTAAGGGTGGCCGTGCGCACGTGCACCGCAAGCGCGGCCGTGGCGATACCGCGGCCTCCCACTCCGCGGTTCGTCCCGGCCGCCCGAGGCCCACCTGCCGGCTTCCGCCGCGCAGGCAAGGTCCCGCGCGGGACGCTGCCCGGTGGTCAGGAACGCGGTCACCGCGCCCTTCGCGCACGCATTGTCGTCGAAGGGATGGACGCCGTGGCCGCCCTGGCCGTCCGTCACCGGCGTGGCCCGCTGCCCGAACGCCCGCCGCAGCTCCCGGGCGCCGGCCGGCGGAGTCCCCAGGGCGCGCTCGTTTGCACCATGAGCACGTTCGACGGGCCCCGGCCACCGATCCGCACCGGCGGCTCCACCTGTCCGCCCGGCCAGAACGCGCACGGCCCGATCCCAGCCGTGGAGGCGCCGAGCATCGGATACCTGAGCCGGTCGACCGCGACGTTGCGCTGAACATGTCTATGGACCCCGCTCCGGGACGGTCACCGGACGGGGGCCGAACGAGGTGCGCGGGCTTTCCCCCGCTCATCCGCCGGCGGCGAACCGGCCGCGCGTTCGCTGCCGAAGACCGGCGGCGCGACCGGTTCTTGCCCGGGACGAACCCATGGTCCTCACAGGGACTGGAGTTCTCCCGGGCCGGCGTTCCCCTCCGTTTCGGCCTTGAGAGCACAGTCGACGCAGACCGCGCTGCCGACCAGCACCATCAGCACCGCCAGCCCACCGAAAGCGAATACCATGCAGAATTCCATATCAGCACTCCTCCGGAGTCAGGGACTTTTCGTTGGACCGATGCCGGGCTCGCGGGCCCACACCCGCAAGAACCGGTGGCGGCTGCGAGTCGCGTCACGCTTGTCGGACGCTGGTGAGATGGGCGAAGACGACGACGTTGGCCGCGTAGCCCGCCTTCTTGTCGAAGCGGCCGCCGCAGGTGATCAGCCGTAGTTCCGGCCGTCCCCTTTCTCCGTACACCTCCTTGTCGGGGAAGGACGTCTTCTGGTAGGTGCGGACCGCGTCGACGGTGAAGACGGCGGTACGCCGGTCGGCCCGGGTGACCTGGACGGTGTTGCCGGCGCGCAGCATGCTGATGTTGAGGAAGACGGCCGGCCCGGTGAGGGTGTCCCGGTGCCCGACCGCCAGCGCGGTTCCCGCCTCGCCTGGCGTGGGGCCGTCGCCGTGCCACCCGACCAGTTTCGGTTTGTCGATGGGCGGGGTCCCGGGGTGGCCTGCCGGGTCGAGGGGCAGCGCTACGACCGGTGCTTGCAGTGACAGTGCCGGGATGGCCAGCTTCGTCGCCGGTGAGCGAGGGAGCGGGCCGGGTGGCGGAGCCGTCGGCTTCGCCCTCGGTTTCGCGGCGGCTGTGGGACGGGGGTGTGCCGCCGGTGAGCGGGGTTCCTCCATGGCCCGCCCCGTCGGCGACGGCCGCGGTGATGTCTTCCCGTCGGCACCTGAGGCGGTGGCGGTGCCGTGGTCCGGGGATCCGTTGTCGCATCCCTGGACCACGGTTGCCACCAGCGTGAAGGTGACGCTCAGCGTGATGGTGAGGCGGCAGGCGCGGCTCGGGCCACGGCGCCGCCGACGACGGGGGCGGGGGCGGGGGCGATCGGTGTTACGCGGCGCCATGGGCGCGGCGTCGGGCGGCCCGGCGGGTGAGGAACAGCGCGAGCACGCCTACTCCGCCCGCCGCCACTGCCGAGGTCGCACCGAGCGGCATGCCGTCCTCCGCCGTGGTGCCGCTCTCGACGGTCGGGACGCCACCGCCGCCGGCGGGCACGCCGCCGGTGGGACGGCAGTCGACGGTGAAGATCTTCTGCTTGGGCACGCCGCCCGGGAACGTCCAGGTCACCTTGTACTGGCCGTTGGGCAGGGAGTAGTCCTGGGAGTGGCCCTTGCCCGTGGCCAGGGTGACGGCGGCGGTGAGCGTGGGGCGGGTCGGGGTCGCCGGCTGCGGGGCGATGGTGATGTTGATCAGCGGTACGGTCTCGAAGTTGACGGCGGAGAGGTTGAACCGGCAGACCTTGGTCTCGTCGCGGGAGTCGCCGTACGGCGTACCTGCCCGGTGAACCTTGAGCTCACCGCTGTCGCCGGGCGCGGCGTGGGCCGCGGACGTACCGGCGAGGGACATCCCGGCGACCGCCGAGGCCGCGAGGGCCGCGGTGGTGAGGCGCCGGGCGGACGAGCGCGAGAGCTTGGATGAAGACATGACGACTCCTGGATGGTGGGATTGTCGTACTAATCCGGGTGGGGTTCCAGGAATGCCACATGCATCAGGTGACGTGGTGTCACCACACGGACACGCAGCGTTATTTGCACCGAAAGGAGCACGCCGGGCCTGAGGGCGCACGCGTCCGCCATGCCCCGAGGCCCGGGGCGGCTACGCCGCGATGTGCGCCGCGAGGAAGCGCTGGACGGCGGGCAGGACGCCGAAGTGGTCGTGAGCGACGTCCGGCACGGTGTCCAGACGGGTCCCGATGCCGTGCCGGTGCCAGTTCCTCCGCAGGGTGTCGAGGCGATCGGCGCGGTGGGCGCCGGCCGGGTCGGGGCCGTCCGGGGAAAGGTCCGCGGTGCTGGTGTCGCCCTCGCCGATGACCAGCTGTACGGGCAGGCGCCGCAGTGCGGCCGGGTCGGCCTGGATCCCGAACTTCTCCACCATGTCGGCGGTTCCGTGCCACCAGGGCAGGGAGGGGTCGAGCAGGGTGACGCGGCCGGGCGCCCCGACCGACAGGGACGCCAGCCGGCCGGGGTGCAGGTAGGCGAAGCGGTGGGCGAACTGGCCGCCGCCGGAGAATCCGTGCAGATGGAAGCGGTCCGTCTCCAGGTGCCAGCGGGCGGCGGCCTCCTCGACCATGTGCAGCAGCAGCGTGTCGGCCCGGATCACCGGCGACAGGAGCTTGTAGCTGTCCAGGTCGTTGGGGCCGGTGATCCCCGCCGGGAAGAGCGGCGCCAGGACGACGCAGCCGTGGTCCTCGGCGAAGCGTGCGAAGGCGTCGCGGAGCGTCTCCGCCCGGCGGCGGGTTCCGTGCACGGCGACGACCAGCGGGTAAGCCGGACCGGCCGGGCGGTACTCCCTGGGCACGTAGAGGCAGTAGGAGAAGCGCGGATCGCGGGACAGGGCGAACAGCGGTGTGGGGCCGGTGAGAAGGGACAGGGCGGGGTGGCCCGGGGGGAAGTCGGCCGGTGTGAGCGGGCGTTCCGTCGTCATGGGCGGGGCTCCGTTCCGAAGGTGAGGTCCATCAGGGGCGCGTACTGCTGGCCCGCGTAGCAGTCGGCGTCGCGCAGGTCGCCCTGGACGGTGGGCCGGGGGAGGGAGACCTTGACGGCGAGGGCGAGGGGGTGGTTGACGACGAGGATGTCCTCGGGGTCGGCCCCGTACAGCTGGGCGAAGAGGTCCTCGGTGAGGAAGCCCGAGGCGACGAGGGCGTCGTAGGCGGCCTGGTCGCGGCACATGAAGTCGAAGGTGAGGGTGAAGGGCCCGGCGTTCTTGGAGCGGACCAGGGAGCAGTGGTCGAGCAGGGTGGCCATGGGTTCTACAGCTCCTCGGTGGCGGTGCGGAACAGTTCGGTGGGGGTGACCCCGGTGGCGACGTGGTTGAGCGTGAAGCGGTACAGGGCCCCGCGATCCGTCTCGGGCGGGGAGTAGGGGTAGGCGAGGGTGGAGACCAGGCCGTCGTACTCGGGGATGGGCAGGTGGCTGCTGGCGTGCGCGACGAACGTGGCGACGGCGTGCGCGGTGGCCTGGTCCGGTGCGGTGACGGTGATCAGGACGCCGAGTTCGCGCGGGCGCAGCGGTTCGGGTTCCGCGGCGGCCAGGACGGCGCCGTCGCCGTAGAGGCGGTAGTCGATGTCGATGTCGGCGGGGTCCACGGCCCCGCCGAACACGTCGAGGATCTTGTCCGCGAAGTGCTTCCTGGCGAACGGCAGCAGTTCGGGGAGCCGGCGGATGACGACCTGGTCCCGGACGCCTCCGACGATGACGGTCTGATAGCCGACGAGTTCGGCGCCCTCCAGCTTGTTGGTGTAGACCTCGGCGGGGTGGAAGCGCGCTCCGCGTACCCGTACGGTGCGCTCGTCGACGGCCTCGTACGTCGCACGGGTGGTGTCGAGGACGCCCGAGGGTTCGACGACGTGGAACGGGTCGGCGTTCTCGTACAGGGTGTGCGCGGCCACCGAGCGGGGGGTGAGCCGGCTGTCCTCGGCGAGGGTGGTGACGTCGAAGTGGTCGTCGCGCAGGTGGACCAGGAGCCCGTTGGCGGACGGCGGGACGGCGCAGGCCGCGCCGCACTCGATGGTCTTGGCCATGTGCCAGGTCAGGCCGGGGTCGGCGCCGTGCATCCGCGGCACCGCGGCGAACAGGGCGGTGTCGCTGGCCCGCCCCGCGAGTACGACGTCGCACCCGGCGCCCAGGGCCTCCTGGATGGGCTCCGCCCCCATCATGGCGACGGTGTGGCCGCGGCGGAACAACTCCCTGCCGATGGCGGGGGCGTGGGGCAGCGGCTTGATGCGGCCCTCGTCGAAGAGGGACTCCAGCCGTTCGCGGGGCTGGTCGGAGTAGATCAGGCCGAGGGTGAAGTGCAGGTCCTCCTCGGCGGCGAGGGCCCGTACGAGGGCGGCGACCCGGTCCACACCGACATCGCGCCCGCTGGTGCCGCAGGAGCCGATGATCAGCGGGACGCCGAGCTCGTCCCGGGCCTTCAGGAGCAGGCGCAGGTCCCGGGAGACGGCCTGGTCGGACAGCTTGGGGAGGCCGGAACCGAGTGCGGCGGGCCCGGAGTCGGTGGAGCCCGCGTCGCAGGCGATGACGTGGGGACGGGCAGCCACGCCACGCGCGAAGGCGGCGGCGTCGAAACCGGCGCCGAGGGCTCCGGTGGGAGCGAGGATACGGAGTTCCATGAGTGTCTGTGTCTCCTGATGAAGGGTGTGGCGGGAGCCGGTCAGGCCGACGGCGCGGGGGTGCGCCGGGCCAGGCGGGTGAAGACGGCGAAGGTGACGACGGCGAAGAAGGCGCCGTTCAGGAGCATGTAGCGCCAGCCGGTGAGGTCCACGGTGAAGCCGAGCAGGGCCGGGCCCAGCGCCGCTCCGGTGGAGGAGGCGACGGTGTACAGGCCGGTGTAGGTGCCCAGCACATGGCGGCTCGGGGCCAGGTTCCAGAGGGCGACGAGAGCGTTGACGGCGAAGGTGGCATAGCCGGCCGAGGTGACGATCATCGCGACGACGGTGCCCGGCACCGTGGGTGAGGCGAAGCCGATGAGCAGCCCGGCGATGAAGACGCCGACGCCGTACCGGATGGCCCGTACCTGCCCCAGCCTGGCCGAGACGTAGGCGAGGGGGATCACGCAGACCAGGAAGGCGACGGCGCCCGGCAGGGCCAGTCCGCCGGCCGCGCCCCGAGAGAGGCCCAGCGTCTCCATGCCGTAGGGGGTCAGCTGCGAGCGCAGGGCGGACCACATGCCGGCGAAGCAGAAGATGCCGAGCATGAGCAGGAGCCGGGCCCGGGAGGGGTCGCGCACGAGGTTCCTGACGATGGCCCAGGGGGACGCGGGCTCCTCCTCGGGTGCCGCCTCTCGGCCCGCGGCCGGGGTGTCGTCCCGCGCCGGGTGGACGGTGGGCCCCCGGCCCAGGAAGGCCCGGGACACGGCGAACAGCAGCAGCATGAGCGCGGGCGGGACGGCGAAGGCAAGGGTGATGCTGCGGTCGAGGACCAGCAGGCTGATCAGTGCGGAGACGATGATCGTGAGGCCGACGCCGGCCTTCACGAACCCCTGGGCCTTGCTCCGGTGTGCGGGGGGCACGTAGTCGGAGACCAGCGTCTCGGTCACGCCCTTGAACGCGTTCGCGATCACGGCGAACGCGATGACGCACACCATGAGCGCGGACAGGCTGTTCGTCCACGGGATCAGGGCGAAGGGCACGGAGGCGAGGACGGCCCCGATGAGGATGACCGCCCAGCGCCCTCTGCCCTCGCGCGCTCGCCGGTCGGAGACGAACCCCATCCATGGCTGGATCAGCACCCCGAGCACGTTGTCCAGGCCCATGATCAGCCCGATCAGGCCTGCTGAGGTGAGGTACCGGCGGAGTTCGCCGGGGACCTGCGCGTCGTAGAAGTTCCACACCGATTCCTGGGCGAAGACGGCGAGCGCCACCCACAGGACGGTGCCGCGGTGCATCGGCCGAAGGTCGGGCGGCGGGTCGGCCCCGGGGGCGCGGCTCGTCTTCGAACCGGGGGCGAGGTCGGAGGGCATGGCGGCTCCTTTGCCATATGCCATAGCAAGAGTGGTCTGCGAGTAGCTCGGACAGCCGCGTCCCGTGCGGCCGTCAGACGGGTATGTCCGGTAAAAATTCGGCGGTTTGGGTGGAATGCCCGGACGGGTGGGCGCTCCGGGAAGGCCGACTGCTTACAACCTTCGCAATGTGCTATAGCATCCGAGCTGTGAAGAGGGCGGCTTTCAGCCCGTCAGGCTTCTCAGCCGGAGTACCGCTCCGCGATGAGGGGTGAGTTCGCAGTACGGCTGTGCGCGGCCATGAGCTCCGCCGCGAGGTCGCCGTCACCCGAGGCGATGGCGTCGTAGATGGACCGGTGCTGCCGATAGCGCTCGTCCAGCGCGCTACGGTGGCCGTGCAGATCGGTGAGGACGGCGCTGCGGCGTTCGTCGATCCCGAACGCGTCCACCATGCGCAGCATCTGCATCAGGGTGGGGTTGGCACCGGCCCGGTCCACCAAGGCGTGGAAGCGCCGCATGTGGTCCAGGATCTCCGTGACCAGCCCGCGTTCCTCCTCGCTGCCCTCCTGTGCCGCGGCCGCCTTGCCGCGCAGGGCGTCGGCCGTGTCCAGGAGGTCACGCATCTCCCGCCGCTGGGCGGCGGTCGACTTCTCCGCGGCCAGGCGGGCGGCCAGCGCGCGGAGCACGTCCTGGATCATGGTGAACTCCCGCAGCTCCTCCTCCTCGAACTTCGCGACGCGTACGGAACGCGGGCCGGCCCTCTCCACCAGCCGGTCCTGCTCCAGGCGGCGCAGCGCCTCGCGCACCGGGGTCGGGCTGATGTTCAGCGAATCGGCCAGCCCCCGCTCGGTCACCTTCTGCCCGCGCTCCAGCACGCCCGCCAGGATCGCCTCGCGGATGGCCTGGTAGGCCTGGTCGCCGAGGGATGCGGAAGACGTCAGGTGCGGCAGCTGGTCCATGCTCCGTAGCGTATTTGCTACAGCGCCCGTGTCAACCGTTCCGGCAAGGAGCGCTGCGGGGCCGCGAGCCGTCCGCGGCCGCCCCGGGGCCGGCCCGTCAGGCCGCCAGCCGCCGTGGCAGCTCCGACGCGAGATGGCCGACGAAGCGGCTGACCCGGGGCGGAACATGGTCGCCGTCCGCGTACAGCGCGTAGATGTCGGCGGCCGGGGTGGGAAGGTGCGGCAGCACCCGTACCAGCTCCCCACGCCTCAGGTACGGCGCGACATGCCACTCCGAGCGCATGATCACCCCCCGTCCCCGCAGCGCCCAGTCGGTCACCACGTCACCGTCGTTGCTCGACAGGCTGCCGTGCACCCTCAGCTGCCGGGGGCGGGCCGCGTCCCCGAAACGCCACAACGCGTAGTCGCCCTCGTTCTCCCGCAGCACGATGCAGTTGAGCCCGGCCAGGTCCTCGACGGACTGCGGGACGCCGTGCTCGGCCAGATAGGACGGGGCCGCACAGGGCACCCGCCGATTGGCCGCCAGACGGCGCATCCGCAGGGAGGAGTCGGCCGGCGCGCCCACGTGGACGGCCACGTCGAAGGTGCGGCGGTGCGGACGCAACGGCAGGGCGGAGGTGTGCAGTTGCGCGTGCAGCCCGGGGTGGTCGGCCGCGAACTCGCCGAGCAGCGGGGCCACATGGGCCCGCCCGAGCCCGATGGTCGACTCGACGGTCAGCGAGCCGCGCAACTCCGCCGACCGGCCGGCGAGCGAGCCCTCCAGCTCCCGCACCTGGTCGAGGATCGACTGCGCGCGCGCCGCATACCGCTCGCCCTCGGACGTCAGCGACATCCGCCGGGCTCCCCGCCTGACGAGCCGGACGGCCAGGCGCCGTTCCAGCGCGGCGAGGCGCTTGCTCACGACGGACAGGGAGCACCCCAGCTCGCGGGCGGCGGCCGTGAGCGTCTCATGGGAGGCCACGATCTGGAAGAACCACAGATCGTCCATCGAGGACCGGCCGGCCTCGGTGGGGTACGGCGGGCGGGCAGAGCTTTCCACCAGGGAAAGCCTACCTTGCCGTCCACGGCCTTGTCCGGTGCATCCGCGCTGGCCAAGGTGGGCGGCGCAGGCTGCGCACGACAGGGACAGGAACGGGACTCCTCCCGCCGTCGGCGCCCCCGACCCCGCCACCCGAGGAGCCGCCCCGTGCCCCACCGCTACCGCATCGCAGCTGTTCCCGGCGACGGCATCGGCAAGGAGGTGATGCCCGAGGGGCTGAGATGCCTCCGGGCCGCGGCCGACGCACACGGATTCACCCTCGACGTCACCGAGT
Proteins encoded in this window:
- a CDS encoding DUF4387 domain-containing protein, with protein sequence MATLLDHCSLVRSKNAGPFTLTFDFMCRDQAAYDALVASGFLTEDLFAQLYGADPEDILVVNHPLALAVKVSLPRPTVQGDLRDADCYAGQQYAPLMDLTFGTEPRP
- a CDS encoding LysR family transcriptional regulator; this translates as MESSARPPYPTEAGRSSMDDLWFFQIVASHETLTAAARELGCSLSVVSKRLAALERRLAVRLVRRGARRMSLTSEGERYAARAQSILDQVRELEGSLAGRSAELRGSLTVESTIGLGRAHVAPLLGEFAADHPGLHAQLHTSALPLRPHRRTFDVAVHVGAPADSSLRMRRLAANRRVPCAAPSYLAEHGVPQSVEDLAGLNCIVLRENEGDYALWRFGDAARPRQLRVHGSLSSNDGDVVTDWALRGRGVIMRSEWHVAPYLRRGELVRVLPHLPTPAADIYALYADGDHVPPRVSRFVGHLASELPRRLAA
- a CDS encoding class F sortase, which codes for MEEPRSPAAHPRPTAAAKPRAKPTAPPPGPLPRSPATKLAIPALSLQAPVVALPLDPAGHPGTPPIDKPKLVGWHGDGPTPGEAGTALAVGHRDTLTGPAVFLNISMLRAGNTVQVTRADRRTAVFTVDAVRTYQKTSFPDKEVYGERGRPELRLITCGGRFDKKAGYAANVVVFAHLTSVRQA
- a CDS encoding poly(aspartic acid) hydrolase, with amino-acid sequence MTTERPLTPADFPPGHPALSLLTGPTPLFALSRDPRFSYCLYVPREYRPAGPAYPLVVAVHGTRRRAETLRDAFARFAEDHGCVVLAPLFPAGITGPNDLDSYKLLSPVIRADTLLLHMVEEAAARWHLETDRFHLHGFSGGGQFAHRFAYLHPGRLASLSVGAPGRVTLLDPSLPWWHGTADMVEKFGIQADPAALRRLPVQLVIGEGDTSTADLSPDGPDPAGAHRADRLDTLRRNWHRHGIGTRLDTVPDVAHDHFGVLPAVQRFLAAHIAA
- a CDS encoding acyclic terpene utilization AtuA family protein, which encodes MELRILAPTGALGAGFDAAAFARGVAARPHVIACDAGSTDSGPAALGSGLPKLSDQAVSRDLRLLLKARDELGVPLIIGSCGTSGRDVGVDRVAALVRALAAEEDLHFTLGLIYSDQPRERLESLFDEGRIKPLPHAPAIGRELFRRGHTVAMMGAEPIQEALGAGCDVVLAGRASDTALFAAVPRMHGADPGLTWHMAKTIECGAACAVPPSANGLLVHLRDDHFDVTTLAEDSRLTPRSVAAHTLYENADPFHVVEPSGVLDTTRATYEAVDERTVRVRGARFHPAEVYTNKLEGAELVGYQTVIVGGVRDQVVIRRLPELLPFARKHFADKILDVFGGAVDPADIDIDYRLYGDGAVLAAAEPEPLRPRELGVLITVTAPDQATAHAVATFVAHASSHLPIPEYDGLVSTLAYPYSPPETDRGALYRFTLNHVATGVTPTELFRTATEEL
- a CDS encoding GntR family transcriptional regulator; protein product: MDQLPHLTSSASLGDQAYQAIREAILAGVLERGQKVTERGLADSLNISPTPVREALRRLEQDRLVERAGPRSVRVAKFEEEELREFTMIQDVLRALAARLAAEKSTAAQRREMRDLLDTADALRGKAAAAQEGSEEERGLVTEILDHMRRFHALVDRAGANPTLMQMLRMVDAFGIDERRSAVLTDLHGHRSALDERYRQHRSIYDAIASGDGDLAAELMAAHSRTANSPLIAERYSG
- a CDS encoding MFS transporter, translating into MPSDLAPGSKTSRAPGADPPPDLRPMHRGTVLWVALAVFAQESVWNFYDAQVPGELRRYLTSAGLIGLIMGLDNVLGVLIQPWMGFVSDRRAREGRGRWAVILIGAVLASVPFALIPWTNSLSALMVCVIAFAVIANAFKGVTETLVSDYVPPAHRSKAQGFVKAGVGLTIIVSALISLLVLDRSITLAFAVPPALMLLLFAVSRAFLGRGPTVHPARDDTPAAGREAAPEEEPASPWAIVRNLVRDPSRARLLLMLGIFCFAGMWSALRSQLTPYGMETLGLSRGAAGGLALPGAVAFLVCVIPLAYVSARLGQVRAIRYGVGVFIAGLLIGFASPTVPGTVVAMIVTSAGYATFAVNALVALWNLAPSRHVLGTYTGLYTVASSTGAALGPALLGFTVDLTGWRYMLLNGAFFAVVTFAVFTRLARRTPAPSA